Genomic window (Allostreptomyces psammosilenae):
CGCGACGCACCCGCGCGGTACTCGCCGTGCTGCCCGCCGCACTCACCCTCCTCACCGCCGCCGGATGCGCCGGGGACGACAACACCGAGGAACTCAACGCCTGGGCGCAGCAGGTCTGCGAACCCGCCGCCCAGCCGATCGCCGACGCCAACGCCGCGCTCGCCGACATGGGCGCCGTCAAGGACGGCGAGCAGCCCGCCGAGCTGCAGAAGCGCCTGTCCACCGACCTCGGCAAACTTGCCGCGGCCAACACGGCCCTCGCCGAGGCACTGGAGATGGCCGGGCCGCCCCCCGAGGTGGAGGGCGGGGCGGAACTGCAGACCCAGGCCGTCACCGAGCTGCGGCAGGTCGCCGAAGGCTACGACAACGCCCAGAGCAGGATCGACGAGCTGGACACCAGCGACCAGGCGGCCTTCGCC
Coding sequences:
- a CDS encoding small secreted protein codes for the protein MRHTARRRPPRRTRAVLAVLPAALTLLTAAGCAGDDNTEELNAWAQQVCEPAAQPIADANAALADMGAVKDGEQPAELQKRLSTDLGKLAAANTALAEALEMAGPPPEVEGGAELQTQAVTELRQVAEGYDNAQSRIDELDTSDQAAFAQGLGELPDDIQDLNRLSRSALEDLQTGETGQAIASQPGCASVAGPEASPSASGSPSAAPSSSASPAAEASASPEQSGAEEEAAEDDAQNTE